The following proteins are encoded in a genomic region of Spirosoma sp. SC4-14:
- a CDS encoding HEAT repeat domain-containing protein — MNKRKTAYKLFNMQQGEGKTVLLFVAYSLFMGVAVAVFYTCTTSLFLTNFNRTQLPLAFIAGGLLVYGLGLLVRQLHHRLTFVRMNGYLLTFLLVSVSCLLLVPDREHNKWLYFVLFLWNRVFVFVNGLTFWATAARIFNFQQAKRLFSFISMGDVISSVLSYFSVPILLSFIPTEQLLLISLFSLLICAGLMIVINKRFHEQLNIARKPQPASDYQQPQETLEKNSQLYYQLLYFLAFMSVFALAYVEFMFTVEVKEVFPNKEILASFLGIFFGICSIIEAVIRAFLYNRLISAYSIRVGVVMLPLCLLFSYMLTAIYGTIFGPTSLFIAFIALSRFFMSSVRRSISEPVYQVLFQPIPAAERSLVQSKVEGGPKALGNIMPGVLLLGLNSLSFITMVHLSYIFLVILIFWAIAAFRIQTEYRKMLRNVVLRSSVYLRKITNVSTSAQTDALPNLPQASNSSFDEMVRLASSANAENRARAALELGHSGRYYAYIQLQTLLDDSHPAVRKAAIIAAGNLRKPELWPRLFEHLAIDRYHDTARSALLTIGEPVVPALVRFFNEADEQSSAAQIRIIELINEIGGHAALRFLRTRINHPVQSVRDKVFEGLHRMNHRATVTERPHLLRELDDQVALLVWLAATRLDMNSYPKQSPIIRALRNEKQLVVPKIFNLLGVLCGDDRFDVIGELITQKSDEVKGYLVELLSNLLPAEVKNTVLPLFSDVPLPEKLRLCSINYPQQRLSIEERLHDIINKDFNKLTPWVKAVAIRELLNWHETDPTPILVANAASSDKLIAETSFYVLRILNPSRFAELHRMLLLQPDSAQCAIADYVANEMTEADLLVLQNDTVCL, encoded by the coding sequence ATGAATAAACGGAAAACGGCATATAAATTATTCAACATGCAGCAGGGCGAAGGCAAAACCGTGCTGCTGTTTGTCGCCTACTCTCTATTTATGGGAGTAGCGGTTGCTGTTTTCTATACCTGTACGACATCACTATTTCTGACCAATTTCAACCGTACACAATTGCCACTGGCATTTATTGCGGGTGGGCTCCTGGTTTATGGGCTGGGGTTACTGGTGCGACAACTACACCACCGACTAACGTTTGTGCGGATGAATGGCTATCTGCTAACGTTCCTGCTGGTTTCGGTGAGTTGCCTGCTGCTGGTGCCAGACCGGGAACACAACAAATGGCTATACTTCGTTCTGTTTCTCTGGAACCGCGTCTTTGTTTTTGTCAATGGACTTACGTTCTGGGCAACAGCCGCCCGCATTTTTAATTTCCAGCAGGCAAAGCGGCTGTTTAGCTTCATCAGCATGGGCGATGTTATTTCGTCGGTTCTGAGTTATTTTTCGGTGCCTATTCTCCTCAGTTTCATCCCGACAGAGCAATTACTGCTCATTTCGCTGTTCTCGCTACTGATCTGTGCGGGCCTAATGATTGTTATCAACAAACGTTTCCACGAGCAACTGAACATAGCGCGCAAACCACAACCCGCTTCAGATTATCAGCAGCCGCAGGAAACCCTTGAAAAGAACAGCCAGCTCTATTACCAACTGCTGTATTTTCTGGCTTTCATGTCGGTGTTTGCGCTCGCCTATGTCGAGTTTATGTTTACGGTGGAGGTGAAGGAAGTATTTCCCAACAAAGAGATTCTGGCTAGTTTTCTGGGCATCTTTTTCGGCATCTGCTCTATTATTGAAGCCGTTATCAGGGCGTTTCTCTATAATCGGCTAATCAGTGCCTATTCCATTCGGGTTGGCGTTGTTATGCTCCCTCTGTGCCTGTTATTCAGTTATATGCTAACGGCCATTTATGGAACCATTTTTGGTCCTACATCTTTGTTCATCGCCTTTATAGCCCTGAGTCGTTTTTTCATGAGCTCGGTGCGCCGATCCATAAGCGAACCGGTTTATCAGGTGCTTTTCCAGCCAATTCCGGCCGCCGAACGCTCTCTGGTACAAAGCAAAGTTGAAGGGGGACCAAAAGCATTGGGCAACATTATGCCAGGAGTCTTGCTGCTGGGGCTCAACAGTCTTAGTTTCATCACAATGGTTCACCTGAGCTACATATTTCTGGTGATCCTTATTTTCTGGGCCATAGCTGCTTTCCGAATACAGACCGAATACCGAAAAATGTTGCGCAATGTTGTGCTTCGCTCATCGGTTTATCTTCGAAAAATAACCAATGTGTCGACCTCAGCTCAAACCGACGCACTACCCAACTTACCGCAGGCGTCTAATAGCTCATTCGACGAAATGGTTCGGCTGGCCAGCTCCGCCAATGCCGAAAATCGAGCGCGGGCAGCGTTGGAACTTGGCCATTCGGGACGTTACTATGCCTATATACAGTTGCAGACATTGCTGGACGATTCGCATCCGGCCGTCCGGAAAGCAGCCATTATAGCAGCCGGCAATTTACGTAAGCCCGAACTATGGCCACGTCTGTTCGAACACCTGGCTATCGACCGATACCACGATACTGCCAGGTCGGCCTTACTGACCATTGGCGAACCCGTCGTTCCGGCACTCGTTCGCTTTTTCAATGAAGCCGACGAGCAGTCGAGTGCGGCACAGATTCGAATTATTGAGCTAATTAATGAGATTGGAGGCCATGCGGCCCTGCGTTTTCTGCGGACGCGAATCAACCATCCGGTTCAGAGCGTCCGGGATAAGGTTTTCGAAGGACTCCATCGCATGAACCACCGCGCCACCGTTACGGAACGACCGCATCTGCTTCGGGAACTCGACGACCAGGTGGCTTTGCTGGTGTGGCTGGCCGCAACCCGGCTGGATATGAACAGCTATCCAAAACAGTCGCCCATCATCCGAGCCTTACGGAACGAAAAACAGCTCGTTGTGCCTAAAATTTTCAACCTGCTGGGCGTACTCTGTGGCGACGACCGATTCGATGTTATTGGCGAACTGATTACTCAGAAAAGCGATGAAGTTAAAGGGTATCTGGTCGAACTCCTGAGCAATCTGTTACCTGCCGAAGTAAAAAATACGGTATTGCCTTTGTTTTCTGATGTACCACTACCCGAAAAACTACGGCTGTGTTCGATCAATTATCCGCAGCAGCGGCTATCGATCGAAGAACGGCTTCACGACATTATCAATAAAGATTTCAATAAACTCACGCCCTGGGTTAAGGCCGTAGCCATTCGGGAACTACTGAACTGGCACGAAACCGATCCAACGCCGATACTGGTGGCAAACGCAGCCTCGTCCGATAAATTGATTGCCGAGACATCGTTTTATGTACTGCGTATACTGAATCCCAGTCGCTTTGCCGAATTGCACCGCATGTTGCTCTTACAGCCCGACTCGGCTCAGTGTGCCATTGCCGATTATGTAGCTAACGAAATGACCGAAGCCGATTTGCTGGTTTTACAAAACGACACAGTGTGTTTATAA
- a CDS encoding GNAT family N-acetyltransferase codes for MSTNQYCLTKVSFPDFIHEIGALRIRAWRSEPGIDPVFFARNTWIETQDQLAHHWIIRDKNQIVAAARLSIHEALETVPYAALLPAEYDKRYEGKRIASINRLVVDPDYRGRGFARMLDQARLDLAINENIDILLAQPQLSRLTTLSKLGFSYVCELPSTPEMPERPLFFMELRLTD; via the coding sequence ATGAGCACTAATCAATACTGTCTTACGAAGGTATCGTTTCCTGATTTCATTCATGAGATCGGTGCGCTCCGTATTCGGGCGTGGCGAAGTGAACCCGGTATCGATCCCGTATTTTTCGCCAGAAACACCTGGATCGAAACCCAGGATCAACTGGCGCATCATTGGATCATACGGGATAAGAACCAGATTGTAGCCGCAGCCCGTCTGAGTATTCATGAAGCCCTGGAAACGGTTCCCTACGCAGCCTTACTGCCTGCCGAGTATGATAAGCGCTATGAAGGAAAACGGATTGCCTCGATCAATCGACTGGTAGTTGATCCCGACTACCGGGGCAGAGGGTTTGCCCGAATGCTCGATCAGGCCCGTCTCGACCTGGCGATCAATGAAAATATAGATATTCTATTGGCCCAACCGCAACTGAGCCGATTAACGACACTGTCGAAACTGGGTTTTTCGTATGTCTGTGAACTACCCAGCACCCCCGAAATGCCCGAACGCCCTTTATTTTTTATGGAACTTAGGCTTACTGATTGA
- a CDS encoding TonB-dependent receptor yields the protein MKTAYLISLLATLLLAGLTGPLAVAQDNCDELVAIPEAEKRYTTGNFDDVFSLLLPCADKGFSENARVQAYKILSMTYLAIDSLQQSARAINQLLAINPRFEPDFLASPRYKALFQQVRDSQEQVTQVTSVSKKAENILYVPATVMVLTSKDFAQRGYQSLEQVLHDLPGFDMIKGNGPGYSYFYQRGYRSISNDRTLMLIDGVEENDLASSNIPLSRQYALSDIDRIEVIYGPASTLYGANAFVGVINIITKSFRNLPGPGRQIAFNGQARAGSLNTQYFDGVLTAKTADVALSLTTRVFKSNEMDLSRYPEWDFSARTADDYTGLLTISGTDASGNYLAQQYVNKTNLLNRYPNSSLFSTAYAPNGMVSALTLTPQGAQQAATLDNHLFGNTLNGNPVRFNDSSLDWLIRAKLEFKELTISVLNWRTDEGATPWYTNRSTLSSSGNPRWVTEDRAFSITYNKYVSDKFQLLNITSYLLHEINGKTSLVTYNGYYNGKLGLLELAKDSIPKATTTYQYRISNQLRNELRLFWTPVPNVEVNSGIEFRSGLIQGNYITSNKPLPDETGAIATSSGNVAGGNNFKTLDLGIYSQVTYRPYKDLRLVGGARIDHNQIRTNGGYGTVANPRLAVVYNRGKYVFKAIYATAFKDASFLQKYATTATRTLTNPTLLPERVRNLDLSLYYQITKKLSMNVVGYTAHYSNAVGTAVVQLETGGTTQQFQPIGSRRIWGLQGEGAYKSDRLNLWWNFTYTNPIDPDGNLRVSDIANYMINAGGNYQVLPKLSLYLSGNYVSQRLSGAGTSGSNNPIRRFDPYLILNANLTYHNLLNGLSVQLSANNLLDKEYFVPGIREADNTTYASRFPQDRRFLSVGLFYTLKPSENQRL from the coding sequence ATGAAAACGGCTTACCTCATATCGCTATTAGCTACGCTGCTGCTTGCAGGACTGACCGGTCCATTGGCGGTAGCGCAGGATAATTGCGACGAACTGGTGGCTATTCCTGAAGCCGAAAAACGCTACACGACCGGGAATTTCGATGATGTTTTTTCCCTGTTATTACCCTGTGCCGACAAAGGCTTTTCGGAAAATGCCCGTGTGCAGGCCTACAAAATTCTGTCGATGACCTATCTGGCTATCGACTCTCTTCAGCAGAGTGCCCGCGCCATCAATCAGCTCTTGGCAATAAACCCTCGGTTCGAACCCGACTTTCTGGCATCTCCGCGCTACAAAGCACTGTTTCAGCAGGTTCGCGATTCGCAGGAGCAGGTTACTCAGGTTACGTCGGTATCGAAAAAGGCCGAAAATATTCTGTACGTCCCCGCTACGGTGATGGTACTGACCAGCAAAGATTTTGCCCAGCGGGGCTACCAGAGTCTGGAGCAGGTGCTGCACGATTTACCGGGTTTCGACATGATTAAAGGGAACGGCCCCGGCTATTCGTATTTTTATCAGCGCGGCTACCGGTCTATTTCCAACGACCGAACGCTGATGCTCATTGATGGGGTTGAAGAAAACGACCTCGCATCGAGCAATATCCCCCTGTCGCGCCAGTATGCGCTGTCCGACATCGACCGCATCGAGGTCATTTACGGTCCAGCTTCCACATTGTATGGGGCCAACGCCTTTGTTGGTGTGATCAATATTATCACCAAAAGCTTCCGAAACCTACCGGGTCCTGGTCGTCAGATCGCCTTCAATGGCCAGGCGCGGGCAGGCTCGCTCAATACGCAGTACTTCGACGGTGTTCTTACGGCAAAAACCGCCGATGTAGCCCTATCGCTGACAACAAGGGTTTTCAAATCCAATGAAATGGATCTTTCACGGTATCCGGAGTGGGATTTTAGCGCCCGCACTGCCGACGACTATACGGGTTTGTTAACCATTTCGGGCACCGATGCCAGCGGAAATTACCTGGCTCAGCAATACGTCAACAAAACCAACCTGCTCAATCGCTACCCAAACAGCAGTCTGTTTTCAACGGCCTATGCCCCCAACGGCATGGTTAGCGCGCTCACACTGACGCCACAGGGAGCCCAGCAGGCCGCTACGCTCGACAACCATCTGTTCGGAAATACGCTGAATGGCAACCCGGTTCGCTTCAACGATTCGTCGCTCGACTGGCTAATTCGGGCAAAACTGGAGTTCAAAGAGTTGACCATTTCGGTTCTGAACTGGAGAACCGACGAAGGAGCAACGCCCTGGTATACCAATCGCTCAACACTCTCGTCGTCGGGCAATCCGCGCTGGGTTACCGAAGACCGGGCCTTTTCGATTACCTATAACAAATACGTCAGCGATAAATTTCAGCTATTGAACATTACCTCTTACCTGCTTCATGAGATCAATGGCAAAACCAGCCTTGTGACCTACAACGGGTATTATAATGGCAAGCTGGGCCTGCTCGAACTGGCCAAAGATTCGATCCCCAAAGCAACCACTACCTACCAGTACCGAATTTCGAATCAACTTCGGAATGAACTTCGGCTTTTCTGGACACCTGTCCCGAATGTAGAAGTCAACAGTGGCATTGAGTTTCGGAGTGGCCTCATTCAGGGCAATTACATTACCTCGAACAAACCCCTTCCCGACGAAACCGGTGCCATTGCCACATCCTCAGGCAACGTAGCGGGCGGCAATAACTTTAAAACCCTCGATCTTGGTATCTATTCGCAGGTAACGTATCGGCCCTATAAAGACCTCCGGCTGGTGGGTGGTGCCCGGATCGATCATAATCAGATCCGCACAAACGGTGGCTACGGTACCGTAGCCAATCCCCGGCTGGCGGTGGTCTATAACCGGGGTAAATACGTCTTCAAAGCCATTTATGCTACGGCGTTTAAAGATGCTTCGTTTCTACAGAAATATGCTACTACGGCCACCCGAACCCTGACGAATCCAACACTTTTGCCCGAGCGGGTACGCAACCTCGACCTGAGTCTGTATTATCAGATAACCAAAAAACTATCGATGAATGTGGTGGGGTATACGGCCCACTACAGCAATGCCGTTGGAACGGCCGTTGTACAGCTCGAAACCGGGGGTACCACCCAACAGTTTCAGCCCATTGGCAGCCGCCGTATCTGGGGCCTCCAGGGCGAAGGAGCGTATAAAAGTGACCGGCTGAATCTCTGGTGGAATTTCACCTACACCAACCCTATTGATCCAGATGGCAACCTGCGCGTGAGCGACATTGCCAACTACATGATCAATGCAGGAGGCAACTACCAGGTCTTGCCCAAACTGAGTCTCTATCTGTCGGGCAACTACGTTAGTCAGCGGTTGTCGGGGGCTGGCACGTCGGGCAGCAATAATCCGATCCGGCGGTTCGATCCGTATCTGATTCTGAATGCTAACCTGACTTATCATAACCTGCTGAACGGGTTATCGGTACAACTCTCAGCCAACAATCTGCTCGATAAAGAATACTTCGTTCCGGGCATCCGCGAAGCCGATAATACAACCTACGCATCGCGGTTTCCGCAGGATCGGCGGTTTTTGTCAGTAGGTCTTTTCTATACCCTAAAACCATCTGAAAATCAGCGACTATAA
- a CDS encoding ATP-binding protein produces MERKTFPGTLDSLAGIRQVVKDASLQAGLSKKAAYNLMLAIDEIATNIIVHGYEETGTEGPVDVLVEHTDDTLRVILEDEAVPFDPLKRELPNEDFFAKPLEERPIGGMGIHLTVNAVDEFNYEFINNRNRNIFIVKTSNA; encoded by the coding sequence ATGGAACGTAAAACGTTTCCGGGTACGCTCGATTCACTCGCAGGTATCCGGCAGGTGGTCAAAGATGCATCTCTGCAGGCAGGCTTGTCAAAAAAAGCCGCTTACAATCTCATGCTGGCCATTGATGAGATTGCCACCAACATAATTGTACATGGCTATGAGGAGACAGGTACCGAAGGCCCCGTTGATGTGCTGGTTGAACATACCGACGATACCCTTCGTGTCATTCTGGAAGATGAAGCCGTTCCTTTCGACCCTCTCAAGCGTGAACTCCCCAACGAGGACTTCTTCGCCAAACCGCTCGAAGAACGACCAATCGGCGGCATGGGTATTCACCTGACGGTCAATGCTGTAGACGAGTTCAACTATGAGTTTATCAATAACCGGAACCGGAACATTTTTATCGTAAAAACGAGCAATGCGTGA
- a CDS encoding anti-sigma factor antagonist (This anti-anti-sigma factor, or anti-sigma factor antagonist, belongs to a family that includes characterized members SpoIIAA, RsbV, RsfA, and RsfB.) — protein MSFQILAEAKKIAKITLVGEIDSLSAREFQKEIEKMAAESPDELVLFVENLSFISSAGLRVLIFAKQKMGTNLAIFIVKPQEAVLDTLDKTGLLHSVNIVDQYL, from the coding sequence ATGAGTTTTCAAATACTGGCCGAAGCAAAAAAAATCGCCAAAATCACGCTGGTAGGCGAAATCGATTCGCTGTCGGCACGGGAGTTTCAGAAAGAGATTGAAAAAATGGCGGCCGAATCGCCCGATGAACTCGTTCTTTTCGTAGAAAATCTCTCGTTCATTTCATCGGCGGGGTTGCGCGTACTCATTTTCGCCAAACAGAAAATGGGTACCAATCTGGCTATTTTCATCGTGAAGCCCCAGGAAGCCGTTCTCGATACGCTGGATAAAACCGGCCTGCTACACAGCGTCAATATCGTGGATCAGTACCTCTAG
- the glgX gene encoding glycogen debranching protein GlgX, with translation MLDNRIDYYPTHEHQGIKFRRGHTLPFGATMVANGVNFSIFSSAATNCTLVLFERGADEPFVEIPFPDEFRIGNVYSMIVFELDYERLEYGYRMDGPYNPTAGHRFNKSIILSDPYAKVIGGRDTWLAKPNWDNIYPYRSRLAFEDFDWEHDHPLETPIEDLVIYEMHVRGFTQHPTSKVKNPGTFSGLRAKIPYLKELGINCVELLPIYEFDEWENSRESPTTGEVLLNYWGYSTVNFFSPKAGYAATGKFGMQVDELKTLIKDLHKNGIEVMLDVVFNHTAEGDHRGPTISFRGIDNKTYYMLTPEGYYFNFSGTGNTLNCNNPVVRNMVLDCLRYWASEYHIDGFRFDLAAILGRAQDGSPLSNPPLLESLASDPILAKCKLVAEAWDAGGLYQVGSFPAYGRWAEWNGKYRDSVRKFLKSDPGEVGGMIQRVMGSPDLYHQRGPTASINFITCHDGFSLYDLFAYNEKHNEANGENNNDGANDNNSWNCGWEGETDDPAINFLRHKQIKNSLAILLVSQGVPMLLMGDEVGRTQKGNNNTYCQDNDLNWFNWDQVEANADLYNFARNMIHFRRSHPVLRSPTHFQYWDYKGSGYPDISFHGVKAWNCDRSQYSRSFAFLLCGDHAKQGIVKDDMIYVAMNMFWGGLHFELPALPPEKKWYLFANTDMPASADIYENGKEALLANQSDFLVGARSVVILIGK, from the coding sequence ATGCTCGATAATCGGATCGATTATTACCCGACTCACGAACACCAGGGCATTAAGTTCAGGCGTGGTCATACGTTGCCGTTCGGTGCCACAATGGTAGCCAACGGAGTTAATTTCAGCATTTTCTCCAGTGCTGCTACCAATTGCACACTCGTACTTTTTGAACGGGGGGCCGACGAGCCTTTTGTCGAAATTCCGTTTCCCGACGAGTTTCGCATTGGCAATGTCTACAGCATGATTGTTTTTGAACTCGACTACGAACGGCTGGAGTATGGCTACCGAATGGATGGGCCCTACAATCCAACGGCCGGACATCGGTTCAACAAATCAATTATTCTGAGCGATCCCTACGCGAAAGTGATCGGTGGACGCGATACGTGGCTGGCAAAACCAAACTGGGACAACATCTACCCCTATCGTTCCCGCCTGGCGTTCGAAGACTTCGACTGGGAACACGATCACCCGCTCGAAACACCGATCGAAGATCTGGTCATCTACGAAATGCACGTTCGTGGGTTTACGCAACACCCAACGTCAAAGGTCAAAAATCCGGGAACATTCAGTGGGCTGCGGGCCAAAATTCCGTATCTGAAAGAACTGGGAATAAACTGTGTTGAGCTACTACCGATCTACGAATTTGATGAGTGGGAAAACAGCCGCGAAAGTCCAACAACGGGCGAAGTGCTGCTCAACTACTGGGGCTATAGTACCGTAAACTTTTTCTCACCCAAGGCAGGCTATGCCGCTACCGGAAAATTTGGTATGCAGGTCGACGAGCTGAAAACGCTCATTAAAGACCTGCACAAAAATGGCATTGAAGTCATGCTCGATGTGGTATTTAACCACACTGCCGAGGGCGACCACCGGGGACCTACCATTTCGTTCCGGGGTATCGACAACAAGACGTATTACATGCTTACGCCCGAAGGCTATTATTTTAACTTTTCGGGAACAGGCAATACGCTCAACTGTAATAACCCTGTGGTTCGAAACATGGTACTCGACTGCCTGCGTTACTGGGCGTCGGAATACCATATCGACGGATTCCGCTTCGATCTGGCAGCCATTCTCGGACGCGCTCAGGATGGTAGCCCACTGAGCAACCCACCCCTGCTGGAATCGCTGGCCTCCGACCCCATTCTGGCCAAATGTAAACTTGTTGCCGAAGCCTGGGATGCGGGTGGTCTTTATCAGGTAGGATCGTTCCCGGCCTACGGACGCTGGGCCGAGTGGAATGGCAAATACCGCGATAGTGTGCGTAAATTCCTGAAAAGCGATCCGGGCGAAGTTGGAGGCATGATTCAGCGGGTTATGGGCTCGCCCGACCTCTATCATCAGCGTGGACCAACGGCCAGCATCAATTTCATTACCTGCCACGACGGTTTTTCGCTCTACGACCTGTTTGCCTATAATGAGAAACACAACGAGGCAAATGGCGAAAACAACAACGACGGCGCCAATGATAACAACTCCTGGAACTGCGGCTGGGAAGGCGAAACCGACGACCCGGCCATCAATTTCCTGCGCCACAAACAGATCAAGAATTCGCTCGCTATCCTGCTGGTGAGTCAGGGCGTTCCGATGCTGCTCATGGGCGACGAAGTTGGTCGGACACAGAAAGGCAACAACAATACCTACTGCCAGGACAATGACCTGAACTGGTTTAACTGGGATCAGGTAGAGGCTAATGCCGATCTGTACAATTTTGCCCGAAACATGATTCATTTTCGGCGTTCGCACCCAGTTCTGCGTAGCCCAACGCATTTTCAGTATTGGGATTACAAAGGCAGTGGCTACCCCGACATTAGTTTCCACGGCGTAAAAGCCTGGAACTGCGACCGGTCGCAATACAGTCGATCATTTGCGTTTCTGCTCTGTGGCGACCATGCCAAGCAGGGTATTGTGAAAGACGACATGATTTATGTTGCCATGAATATGTTCTGGGGTGGGCTTCATTTCGAGTTACCAGCCCTGCCACCCGAGAAAAAGTGGTATCTGTTTGCCAATACGGACATGCCTGCTTCGGCCGACATCTACGAAAATGGCAAAGAAGCACTACTGGCAAATCAGTCCGACTTTTTGGTTGGCGCCCGAAGTGTTGTAATCCTGATTGGAAAATAA
- a CDS encoding STAS domain-containing protein, translating to MNVTSSTVDDITVIEATGSIDSKTAPEFERNAIAAIQGKSAAIINLSNVDFLSSAGLRVLLMIYRQIKAQNGKVVLVGTSEEILDIMANTGFLSFFITAETLEEGIKTLKAA from the coding sequence ATGAATGTAACGTCCAGCACGGTTGATGACATCACCGTTATAGAAGCAACCGGCAGCATCGACAGCAAAACTGCACCCGAGTTTGAACGAAATGCCATCGCTGCCATTCAGGGTAAAAGCGCAGCCATTATCAACCTGTCCAATGTCGATTTTCTGTCGAGTGCGGGCTTGCGGGTACTGCTGATGATTTATCGGCAGATAAAAGCGCAGAATGGCAAAGTCGTACTGGTAGGCACCTCGGAAGAGATTCTGGATATTATGGCAAACACGGGTTTCCTGTCGTTTTTCATTACGGCCGAAACCCTGGAAGAAGGCATAAAAACCCTTAAAGCAGCGTAA